Proteins found in one Homalodisca vitripennis isolate AUS2020 chromosome 4, UT_GWSS_2.1, whole genome shotgun sequence genomic segment:
- the LOC124359801 gene encoding myosin regulatory light chain 2, translating into MADKEKKKKKKKEEAPAPAPEPEPAPPPEPEPAPSKASTKASSRGSKKSAKRSGSNVFSMFSQGQIAEFKEGFAFMDADKDGIIGKSDLRSTFNQIGKLVSEKELDEMVNEAPGPINFTQLLTLFANRMSGQADEDDVVIAAFKTFDNEGVIDGEKLRHALMTWGEKFSAKECDDAYENFVIDDKGMIDTEALIELLCGASKDEEEEA; encoded by the exons ATG GCCGATaaggagaagaagaagaagaagaagaaggaagaAGCGCCCGCCCCAGCGCCAGAGCCAGAGCCAGCTCCTCCTCCAGAGCCCGAGCCAGCTCCATCCAAGGCTTCCACCAAGGCCAGCTCCCGAGGCTCCAAGAAGTCTGCCAAGCGTTCCGGCTCAAATGTCTTCTCCATGTTCTCACAAGGACAGATTGCTGAGTTCAAGGAA GGCTTCGCCTTCATGGACGCCGACAAGGACGGCATCATCGGCAAGAGTGACCTGAGGTCCACCTTCAACCAGATCGGCAAGCTGGTCTCAGAGAAGGAACTGGACGAGATGGTCAATGAGGCCCCCGGCCCCATCAACTTCACCCAGCTCCTGACCCTCTTCGCCAACCGTATGTCTGGCCAGGCTGATGAGGACGATGTCGTCATTGCCGCCTTCAAGACATTCGACAACGAGGGAGTCATCGACGGCGAGAA GTTGAGACATGCCTTGATGACCTGGGGCGAGAAGTTCTCCGCCAAGGAATGCGATGACGCCTATGAGAACTTCGTCATCGACGATAAGGGCATGATCGACACCGAGGCCCTGATTGAGCTGCTCTGCGGCGCCTCCAAGGATGAAGAGGAGGAAGCTTAA